The Vibrio pomeroyi genome window below encodes:
- a CDS encoding Fe(3+) ABC transporter substrate-binding protein, translated as MKKLLTLSALACSTIAPAAMAAEEVNVYSYRQPFLVEPMFDEFTKETGIEVNVKFAKKGLAEKLAQEGEYSPADVVLTVDISRLSELTEKGLVQAVNSDVLEKNIPAQYQDTDNEWFALTTRTRSVYSSRDRVGRLGEDFTYADLAKPEFKGKICTRSGKHPYNVSLVSSMIAHKGEAETKEWLEGVKANLARKPQGNDRAQVKAIKEGLCDVSLGNSYYLGKMVNDKEQKAWADAVYINFPNQETTGTHVNISGMAMAKFSPNKENAVKLMEFLSGNTAQGMYAEVNYEYPVKADVKPSELVASWGEFKADTISLDQIADHHEAAIKLLDEVKFDL; from the coding sequence ATGAAAAAACTGCTAACTCTTTCAGCTCTTGCGTGCAGCACAATCGCACCAGCAGCAATGGCTGCTGAAGAAGTAAACGTATACTCTTACCGCCAACCTTTCCTTGTTGAGCCAATGTTCGATGAGTTCACAAAAGAGACGGGTATCGAGGTGAATGTTAAGTTTGCTAAGAAAGGTTTAGCAGAGAAGCTAGCTCAAGAGGGCGAATACAGCCCTGCAGACGTGGTATTAACTGTTGATATCAGCCGTCTATCTGAGCTAACTGAAAAAGGTTTGGTTCAAGCGGTAAACAGCGACGTTCTAGAAAAGAACATTCCAGCTCAGTACCAAGATACGGACAACGAGTGGTTTGCTCTAACAACTCGTACTCGTAGCGTTTACTCTTCACGTGACCGTGTTGGTCGTCTAGGTGAAGATTTCACTTACGCTGATCTAGCTAAGCCTGAATTCAAAGGCAAAATCTGTACTCGTAGCGGTAAGCACCCATACAACGTTTCTCTAGTATCTTCTATGATTGCTCATAAAGGCGAAGCAGAAACTAAAGAGTGGCTAGAAGGCGTAAAAGCTAACCTAGCTCGTAAGCCTCAAGGTAACGACCGTGCACAAGTTAAAGCTATCAAAGAAGGTCTATGTGACGTTTCTCTTGGTAACAGCTACTACCTAGGTAAGATGGTTAACGATAAAGAGCAAAAAGCTTGGGCTGACGCTGTTTACATCAACTTCCCTAACCAAGAGACGACAGGTACTCACGTAAACATCTCTGGTATGGCAATGGCTAAATTCTCTCCAAACAAAGAGAACGCAGTTAAGCTAATGGAATTCCTATCTGGTAATACAGCACAAGGTATGTACGCAGAAGTAAACTACGAATACCCAGTTAAAGCTGATGTTAAACCTTCTGAGCTAGTAGCTTCTTGGGGTGAATTCAAGGCAGATACTATTTCTCTAGACCAAATTGCAGATCACCACGAAGCTGCAATCAAACTTCTAGACGAAGTTAAATTCGACCTGTAA
- a CDS encoding patatin-like phospholipase family protein, which produces MISRWLVSSLGVVGTVISFQLFAATAAKVDSSEHVELAQAHKRPTVAVVLAGGGAKGAAHIGVLKALEEMQIPVDYITGTSMGAYVGGLYATGMSADEIESFIYTVDWNRGYRDRVNRSDRRVRDKEYEDRYQLNTDLGLGWGEIKARKGVVQGQNMLRILRETTGNLSSFDSFDNLAIPYRSVATDIIELEEVVIDHGHLVDAMMASMSVPGALPPYEVDGRMLVDGGVTNNMPVDVARAMGADIVIAVDISTNYKSKEDFTNFLAAADQLSNYLVQRSTQEQAATLTDHDFFLQPDVGEMETTEFDKMPTAYHAGYEATRQYTEQLSKLSLSNADYQHYIDDKQKARRQLKHGDKTVIDKVVINNNTHYSDKLLENRLNLDAGEVLKTSEIESKVQDLYALDRFELVTYEFDTVDGEEQLHVDVDEKSWGPNYLNFRFFLEDDFSTTSQYSIGLSANFTDINSHGAELRTNIEMGTDKRIEAELFSPFFSSQKLFTSASIVYSKQNRNLPVDIDEIEEPTLDVTQDYFPMTYSEYIGEIALGYQPTLWQELKFGARYTDGDVEVASLPSLGNGGYKRIGGFISYRLDTLDNFSLPTEGYFVDLEYLVSHDDFQNDTNINDTELTSESDTVYEFSANFMAAQSYERHTLVGKVDYGIVESKNSVFPIDPKELGGFLNLSGIPRNSLIGQNLAYTSLIYRYKWFENDFGLFESPFYVGASIEHGGVWSNNDLRLDEAPMYTAGSVFAGVDSPIGPIILAYGRTEDNFDSVYLIVGTSYK; this is translated from the coding sequence ATGATTTCTCGTTGGTTAGTGAGCAGCTTAGGTGTTGTAGGTACAGTGATCAGTTTTCAACTGTTTGCAGCAACTGCGGCGAAGGTTGATTCATCAGAACACGTTGAACTTGCACAAGCTCATAAAAGGCCAACCGTCGCTGTCGTTCTTGCTGGTGGGGGAGCGAAAGGTGCTGCCCACATCGGTGTGCTTAAAGCCTTAGAAGAGATGCAGATCCCAGTCGATTACATCACTGGTACTAGTATGGGCGCCTACGTTGGTGGTCTTTATGCGACAGGGATGAGCGCTGACGAGATTGAAAGTTTTATTTACACGGTTGATTGGAATCGTGGTTATCGCGACCGCGTCAACCGTAGTGATCGCCGTGTGCGTGACAAAGAGTATGAAGATCGCTATCAATTGAACACCGACCTCGGTTTAGGCTGGGGTGAAATCAAAGCGAGAAAAGGTGTGGTTCAAGGTCAGAATATGTTGCGTATCCTGCGTGAGACCACCGGCAATCTATCTTCATTCGATTCTTTCGACAACCTTGCTATCCCATACCGTTCAGTAGCTACTGATATCATTGAACTCGAAGAAGTGGTCATTGACCACGGTCACCTCGTTGATGCCATGATGGCGAGTATGTCAGTACCCGGAGCGCTTCCACCTTATGAAGTCGATGGGCGAATGCTGGTCGATGGTGGTGTAACCAATAACATGCCAGTGGATGTTGCCCGAGCGATGGGTGCAGACATCGTTATTGCTGTTGATATCAGTACAAACTACAAAAGCAAAGAAGACTTCACTAACTTTCTTGCTGCCGCAGACCAACTTTCTAATTACTTGGTTCAACGCAGTACCCAAGAGCAAGCCGCGACGTTAACGGACCATGATTTCTTCCTCCAACCTGATGTTGGGGAAATGGAAACCACAGAGTTCGATAAAATGCCGACGGCTTATCATGCTGGGTATGAAGCGACTAGGCAGTACACAGAGCAGCTTTCTAAGTTGTCACTCTCGAATGCAGACTACCAACACTATATTGATGACAAGCAGAAGGCTCGTAGACAGCTGAAGCACGGTGATAAAACTGTGATCGACAAGGTGGTTATCAATAACAACACCCACTATTCAGACAAGCTGCTTGAAAACCGCTTAAACCTCGATGCTGGTGAGGTTCTGAAAACCAGTGAAATCGAATCTAAAGTACAAGATCTTTATGCATTAGATAGATTTGAACTCGTGACTTATGAATTTGATACGGTTGATGGTGAAGAGCAACTTCATGTGGATGTGGATGAGAAGTCATGGGGTCCTAACTACCTTAACTTCCGATTCTTTCTTGAAGATGATTTCTCTACCACAAGCCAATACTCGATCGGTCTTTCGGCTAACTTCACCGATATTAACTCGCACGGTGCGGAGTTAAGAACCAATATCGAGATGGGTACCGACAAGCGAATTGAGGCGGAACTCTTTTCGCCTTTCTTCTCTAGTCAGAAGTTATTTACTTCAGCTTCGATTGTCTACAGTAAGCAAAACCGAAATTTGCCAGTGGACATTGATGAGATTGAAGAACCTACTCTGGATGTAACTCAAGACTATTTCCCGATGACATACAGCGAATACATCGGTGAAATTGCACTGGGCTATCAACCCACTTTGTGGCAAGAGCTGAAATTCGGTGCGCGTTATACAGACGGTGATGTTGAAGTGGCGTCGCTGCCGTCTCTTGGTAATGGCGGGTACAAACGTATTGGCGGCTTCATCAGTTATCGATTGGATACTTTAGATAACTTTAGCTTGCCTACCGAAGGTTATTTTGTCGACTTAGAATATCTGGTTTCTCATGACGACTTTCAGAATGACACTAATATCAATGACACTGAACTCACCTCTGAGAGTGATACGGTTTATGAGTTTTCAGCGAATTTCATGGCTGCACAAAGCTATGAAAGACATACTTTAGTCGGAAAGGTCGATTACGGCATTGTAGAGAGTAAAAACTCGGTTTTCCCTATCGACCCTAAAGAGCTAGGTGGTTTCCTTAACCTATCCGGTATACCAAGAAATAGCTTAATTGGTCAGAACTTGGCGTACACCAGTCTGATCTATCGATATAAGTGGTTTGAAAATGACTTTGGTCTCTTCGAATCACCGTTCTACGTGGGCGCATCCATTGAACATGGTGGTGTCTGGTCGAACAATGATTTAAGGCTTGATGAAGCGCCAATGTATACAGCTGGGTCTGTGTTCGCGGGGGTGGATTCGCCAATTGGACCAATCATATTAGCTTATGGACGAACGGAAGATAACTTCGACTCGGTTTACTTGATTGTAGGAACCTCTTACAAATAA
- a CDS encoding ABC transporter ATP-binding protein: MSCALSIKDLTCKYESQTVLESLSLEVEHGEIVCLLGASGCGKTTLLKAIAGLLPLSHGVMNLNCQTIDDGKNWLPPEQRNIGMIFQDYALFPHLTVNQNVAFGLRDMSEQDKKAKVQEMLELVHLDQYGDRYPHQLSGGQQQRVAIARSLAYKPDLLLLDEPFSNIDTQVRHELISQIRKIFKKQGVTAIFVTHSREEAFAFADKMAVMNHGVIEQYGSASELYFHPSSKFVADFLGGGSYLNAQRISDNEFETSLGLIEAKAQTEIEVGTDCALLLRPQHIVASHDDDSNLSVLEQQFMGDHCRYVIEANGQKLLATSSEALEVGMPVTVKVDTKGVLAF; encoded by the coding sequence ATGAGCTGTGCATTATCCATTAAAGATCTGACTTGTAAGTATGAGTCACAAACGGTTCTTGAGTCGCTTTCTCTTGAAGTTGAACATGGCGAGATCGTCTGTCTGCTTGGTGCCAGTGGTTGCGGTAAAACGACTTTGTTAAAGGCTATTGCTGGGTTATTGCCTCTTAGCCATGGTGTAATGAACCTCAATTGCCAAACTATTGATGATGGTAAGAATTGGCTACCGCCAGAGCAACGTAACATCGGCATGATCTTCCAAGATTACGCACTGTTCCCACACCTGACGGTAAATCAGAACGTGGCATTTGGCCTGCGTGATATGTCTGAGCAAGACAAGAAAGCAAAGGTTCAAGAGATGCTTGAGCTCGTTCATCTTGATCAATACGGCGATCGCTATCCTCACCAATTGTCTGGTGGTCAGCAACAACGTGTCGCGATTGCGCGCTCTTTGGCTTATAAGCCGGATCTACTGTTGTTGGATGAACCTTTCTCGAACATTGATACTCAAGTGCGCCATGAGTTGATCTCTCAGATCCGTAAGATCTTTAAGAAGCAGGGTGTGACGGCGATCTTTGTGACCCACAGTCGCGAAGAAGCGTTTGCCTTTGCGGATAAAATGGCCGTAATGAATCACGGTGTGATTGAACAATATGGTTCGGCATCTGAGTTGTATTTCCATCCATCAAGTAAGTTTGTGGCTGATTTCTTGGGTGGTGGTAGCTACTTGAATGCACAACGCATTTCAGACAACGAATTTGAAACCAGCTTAGGCCTGATTGAAGCGAAAGCACAAACAGAGATTGAGGTGGGTACGGATTGCGCGTTGTTGTTAAGACCTCAACATATTGTGGCAAGCCATGATGACGACAGCAATCTGTCTGTATTGGAACAGCAATTCATGGGCGATCACTGTCGCTATGTGATTGAAGCCAATGGTCAGAAGTTATTAGCAACCTCTTCGGAAGCGCTTGAAGTCGGTATGCCAGTAACCGTGAAAGTAGATACCAAAGGCGTGCTGGCGTTCTAA
- a CDS encoding ammonium transporter: MELTTTVTELRYALDTFFFLISGALVMWMAAGFAMLEAGLVRSKNTTEILTKNICLYAIACTAFLVVGYNIMYVDNGEGGWLPSFGTLIGTQGEGADHSLESDFFFQVVFVATAMSVVSGAVAERMKLWSFLIFSVVLTAFIYPVEGYWTWGGGFLSEAGFSDFAGSGIVHMAGAAAALAGVLLLGARKGKYGKNGEIYPIPGSNMPLATLGTFILWFGWFGFNGGSQLMVSDFENATAVGQIFLNTNAAAAAGAIAALLVCKTTWGKADLTMILNGALAGLVAITADPLSPSPLFAVAIGSVSGALVVFSIIALDKAKIDDPVGAISVHGVCGFFGLMAVPLSNADATFGAQLLGAAVIFAWVFGASLAVWAVLKATIGIRVSEDEELEGMDMHDCGVGAYPEFVSVK, translated from the coding sequence ATGGAACTTACAACAACAGTAACGGAACTACGTTACGCACTAGACACTTTTTTCTTCCTCATTTCAGGTGCGTTAGTAATGTGGATGGCAGCAGGCTTCGCGATGTTAGAAGCTGGCCTAGTTCGTTCAAAGAACACCACAGAAATTTTAACTAAGAACATCTGCTTGTACGCGATTGCTTGTACTGCTTTCTTAGTTGTTGGTTACAACATTATGTATGTAGATAACGGTGAAGGCGGTTGGTTGCCATCATTCGGTACTCTGATTGGTACTCAAGGTGAAGGTGCAGACCACTCTTTAGAGTCAGACTTCTTCTTCCAGGTAGTATTCGTTGCAACAGCAATGTCTGTGGTATCTGGTGCGGTTGCTGAGCGTATGAAGCTTTGGTCATTCCTAATCTTCTCAGTAGTACTAACAGCGTTCATTTACCCTGTTGAAGGTTACTGGACTTGGGGCGGTGGTTTCCTATCAGAAGCAGGTTTCAGTGACTTTGCTGGTTCAGGTATTGTACACATGGCTGGTGCAGCTGCTGCATTAGCAGGTGTTCTACTACTGGGTGCTCGTAAAGGTAAATACGGTAAGAACGGTGAAATCTACCCGATTCCTGGTTCAAACATGCCGCTTGCAACATTAGGTACATTTATCCTTTGGTTCGGTTGGTTCGGTTTCAACGGCGGTTCTCAACTAATGGTTTCAGATTTCGAGAACGCGACAGCCGTTGGTCAAATCTTCCTTAACACTAACGCAGCAGCAGCAGCGGGTGCAATCGCAGCACTACTAGTATGTAAAACAACTTGGGGTAAAGCAGACCTAACAATGATTCTTAACGGCGCATTAGCTGGCCTAGTAGCAATCACTGCAGACCCTCTATCACCATCACCTCTATTCGCAGTAGCAATTGGTTCGGTATCTGGCGCATTGGTGGTATTCAGCATCATCGCTCTAGACAAAGCTAAGATTGATGATCCAGTAGGTGCTATCTCAGTACACGGTGTGTGTGGTTTCTTCGGTCTAATGGCTGTGCCACTAAGCAACGCTGATGCAACATTCGGTGCTCAACTACTAGGTGCTGCAGTAATCTTTGCTTGGGTATTTGGTGCGAGCCTAGCGGTATGGGCTGTGCTTAAAGCGACAATCGGTATCCGTGTAAGTGAAGACGAAGAGCTGGAAGGTATGGACATGCACGATTGTGGTGTAGGCGCTTACCCAGAATTTGTGTCGGTAAAATAA
- a CDS encoding YacL family protein: MEFEFTRNTLMGEYYVKCSMGHEIVGRWLQEEIGKDKQKLENVMALIEQSRQDLSNEVTLLGKEISLAINEDEVTIQENVLGHEQEMEEGSEFDFYNCESQASCGIDDFELLIERWMEFLGY, translated from the coding sequence ATGGAATTTGAATTTACAAGAAACACTTTAATGGGTGAGTACTATGTAAAGTGCAGTATGGGACACGAGATCGTTGGCCGCTGGCTACAAGAAGAGATCGGTAAAGATAAGCAGAAACTAGAAAATGTAATGGCGCTTATTGAGCAATCTCGACAGGATCTAAGCAATGAAGTGACCTTGCTTGGTAAAGAGATCAGCTTAGCGATCAATGAAGACGAAGTGACGATTCAAGAAAACGTACTTGGCCACGAGCAAGAGATGGAAGAGGGCAGTGAGTTCGACTTTTACAACTGCGAGAGCCAAGCAAGCTGTGGCATCGATGACTTCGAGTTGTTGATTGAGCGCTGGATGGAGTTTCTAGGTTACTAG
- the glnK gene encoding P-II family nitrogen regulator, which yields MKLINAIVKPFKLDDVREALSDVGIEGMTVSEVKGFGRQKGHTELYRGAEYQVDFLPKVKLEIATQAENVDRVVEAISQAAHTGKIGDGKIFVYDLSQAVRIRTGEMDAEAL from the coding sequence ATGAAACTAATAAATGCCATTGTTAAGCCATTCAAATTAGATGATGTACGTGAAGCACTCTCTGATGTGGGTATTGAAGGTATGACGGTCTCCGAAGTGAAAGGCTTTGGTCGTCAGAAAGGACACACTGAATTGTACCGTGGTGCGGAATACCAAGTAGATTTCCTACCAAAGGTAAAACTAGAGATAGCTACTCAAGCTGAAAATGTTGACCGAGTTGTTGAAGCGATTAGCCAAGCGGCACACACCGGAAAAATCGGCGATGGCAAAATTTTTGTGTATGACCTAAGCCAAGCCGTACGAATTCGTACTGGTGAAATGGATGCTGAAGCACTTTAA
- a CDS encoding iron ABC transporter permease, with amino-acid sequence MKEKNYLWNTSSGLIATLLVFPILAIFTTAVGETDELFSHLMSTVMPTYAYNTVVLVLGTMFLSLLFGIPSAWIMAMCRVPGEKVLQWALVLPLAMPGYIVGYIFTDWFDFAGPVQILLRDLTGWGPGEYWFPDIRTLTGAIIVLSLVLYPYVYLLCRAAFMEQNVSLLQSARLLKCSPWESFRRISLPLVRPSIAVGLSLVAMETIGDFGTVSYFAVNTLTTAVYDTWLGYSSLTAAAKISAIMLIIVILLLSSERYSRRKQKLFQNQFSSREDFRYNLVGWKKWLALFWCWGLVCAAFVFPLGQLLIYAYKYFAQSWTAEFREYALNSLNVSILAALIGVAIALIVNFNQRVSPAKHNLAFMRLSSMGYAVPGTVLAIGVMVPVLFMDHLVNDIAKVMEWGRPGLIFSGSMFALIFAMVVRFSAVAIGSVESSLSKVSPSLDMASKTMGCNTNQMLRRVHLPLIKRGALIAGLLVFIESMKELNAALLLRPFNFETLATYVYNYASDEHLELAAMPAVLLVLVGLIPLIIVNRSLEQKN; translated from the coding sequence ATGAAAGAAAAGAATTATTTATGGAACACCAGTAGTGGGCTTATAGCTACACTACTGGTTTTTCCGATCTTAGCGATATTCACGACCGCTGTGGGTGAAACAGATGAGCTTTTTTCTCATTTGATGTCCACGGTGATGCCGACTTATGCCTATAACACTGTCGTTTTAGTGCTAGGAACCATGTTCTTATCGCTGCTATTTGGTATTCCTTCGGCATGGATCATGGCGATGTGTCGTGTACCTGGCGAAAAGGTGCTGCAGTGGGCTTTAGTTCTACCGCTCGCAATGCCGGGTTATATCGTGGGTTACATCTTTACCGATTGGTTTGACTTTGCCGGCCCTGTGCAAATCTTACTTCGTGACCTCACAGGATGGGGGCCTGGAGAGTATTGGTTCCCAGACATAAGAACCTTAACCGGCGCTATTATCGTCCTCTCTTTAGTGCTGTACCCTTATGTTTACTTGCTGTGTCGCGCTGCATTTATGGAGCAGAACGTTTCGCTGCTGCAATCTGCTCGTCTATTAAAGTGTTCGCCTTGGGAGAGCTTTCGTCGCATCTCTTTACCCTTAGTTCGCCCTTCGATTGCGGTTGGCTTATCGCTTGTTGCAATGGAAACCATCGGTGATTTTGGTACGGTGAGTTACTTTGCTGTAAATACCTTAACGACCGCGGTGTATGACACGTGGCTTGGCTACTCTAGCTTGACCGCTGCCGCTAAGATCTCAGCCATTATGCTGATTATCGTGATACTGCTGTTGAGCTCTGAACGTTACAGTCGTCGTAAGCAGAAGCTGTTTCAAAACCAATTCAGTAGCCGAGAAGATTTCCGTTACAACTTAGTTGGTTGGAAGAAGTGGTTAGCACTGTTTTGGTGTTGGGGTTTGGTCTGCGCGGCGTTCGTGTTCCCTTTAGGCCAGTTGTTGATTTACGCTTACAAGTATTTTGCACAAAGCTGGACGGCTGAGTTCCGCGAGTATGCACTTAACAGTTTAAATGTCTCGATACTTGCAGCGCTAATTGGTGTGGCGATTGCGCTTATTGTTAACTTTAACCAACGCGTCAGCCCTGCGAAGCACAATCTTGCCTTTATGCGACTATCTTCTATGGGCTATGCGGTGCCAGGAACGGTATTAGCCATTGGTGTGATGGTACCTGTTTTGTTCATGGATCACCTAGTAAACGATATTGCGAAAGTGATGGAGTGGGGACGTCCTGGGCTGATTTTCTCAGGCTCTATGTTTGCGCTTATTTTTGCGATGGTGGTGCGCTTTTCTGCGGTTGCTATTGGCAGTGTGGAAAGTAGTTTAAGTAAAGTTTCTCCTTCATTGGATATGGCTTCAAAGACCATGGGGTGCAACACCAACCAGATGCTGCGTCGAGTGCATTTACCTCTGATTAAACGCGGTGCCTTGATTGCTGGATTACTGGTGTTTATCGAGTCGATGAAAGAGTTAAATGCGGCTCTATTGCTGCGTCCATTTAACTTTGAAACCCTAGCAACCTATGTTTATAACTACGCCTCAGATGAGCATCTAGAGCTGGCTGCGATGCCTGCCGTGTTACTTGTACTGGTAGGCCTCATCCCGTTGATCATCGTTAACCGTTCTTTGGAGCAAAAAAACTAA
- the acnB gene encoding bifunctional aconitate hydratase 2/2-methylisocitrate dehydratase: MLEAYRKHVEERAAEGVVPKPLDAEQVAGLVELLKNPPQGEEEIILDLLENRIPPGVDEAAYVKAGFLTAITKGEVSSPLVSKAKAAELLGTMQGGYNIESLVSLLDDAELAPIAVKALSHTLLMFDAFYDVEEKAKAGNAAAQQVLQSWADAEWFTAKDKVAEKITVKVFKVTGETNTDDLSPAPDAWSRPDIPVHAKAMLKMEREGITPDDQGNVGPITQIEELQKDGIPLAYVGDVVGTGSSRKSATNSVLWFMGEDIPFVPNKRTGGVCLGGKIAPIFYNTMEDSGALPIELNVQDMNMGDIIDIYPYEGVVHKNGSVISNFELSKVLLDEVRAGGRIPLIIGRGLTGRARDSLGLAETDLFAKPIDPSASDKGYTLAQKMVGKACGVEGVRAGQYCEPKMTTVGSQDTTGPMTRDELKDLACLGFSADLVMQSFCHTSAYPKPVDVNTHHTLPDFIMNRAGVSLRPGDGVIHSWLNRMLLPDTVGTGGDSHTRFPLGISFPAGSGLVAFAAATGVMPLDMPESILVRFKGEMQPGITLRDLVHAIPLYGIKQGLLTVEKAGKINEFSGRVLEIEGVEHLSVEQAFELSDASAERSAAGCTVKLSEESISEYLNSNIVMLKWMIAEGYGDVRTIERRITAMEEWLANPELLSADSDAEYAHVIEIDLADIDQPILCAPNDPDDARLLSDVQGTEIQEVFIGSCMTNIGHFRAAGKMLEEFNGSLNTRLWVAPPTKMDKDQLTEEGYYGIFGRAGVRIETPGCSLCMGNQARVADKSTVMSTSTRNFPNRLGTGANVYLASAELSAVGAILGRIPTKEEYLEYAEKINATAADTYRYLNFHKMGQYTEKADTVIFQEPA, from the coding sequence GTGCTTGAAGCCTACCGTAAACACGTCGAAGAACGTGCTGCCGAGGGAGTTGTTCCAAAACCACTAGATGCTGAGCAGGTTGCTGGCCTAGTTGAACTTCTGAAGAATCCACCTCAAGGTGAAGAAGAGATCATTCTTGACCTACTAGAAAACCGCATTCCACCGGGTGTAGATGAAGCTGCTTATGTAAAAGCAGGTTTCCTTACGGCTATCACAAAGGGTGAAGTATCATCTCCGCTAGTAAGCAAAGCAAAAGCTGCTGAATTGCTTGGTACTATGCAAGGTGGTTACAACATCGAATCTCTAGTATCTCTACTTGATGATGCTGAGCTTGCTCCTATCGCTGTTAAAGCACTGTCTCACACTCTCCTAATGTTCGATGCATTCTACGACGTAGAAGAGAAAGCGAAAGCTGGCAATGCTGCTGCACAACAAGTACTTCAATCTTGGGCTGATGCTGAATGGTTTACAGCGAAAGATAAAGTAGCAGAAAAAATCACAGTAAAAGTATTCAAAGTCACTGGTGAAACGAACACCGATGACCTATCTCCAGCACCAGATGCATGGTCACGTCCTGATATCCCGGTACACGCAAAAGCGATGCTGAAGATGGAACGTGAAGGTATTACTCCTGATGACCAGGGTAACGTTGGTCCAATTACTCAAATTGAAGAACTACAAAAAGATGGCATTCCACTGGCTTACGTTGGTGATGTTGTTGGTACAGGTTCTTCACGTAAATCTGCGACAAACTCAGTGCTTTGGTTCATGGGTGAAGATATCCCATTCGTACCAAACAAACGCACTGGCGGTGTTTGTTTAGGTGGTAAAATTGCTCCAATCTTCTACAACACAATGGAAGATTCAGGCGCACTACCTATCGAACTGAACGTACAAGACATGAACATGGGCGATATCATTGATATCTACCCGTACGAAGGTGTTGTTCACAAAAACGGTTCTGTGATTTCAAACTTCGAACTCAGCAAAGTTCTTCTAGATGAAGTTCGTGCTGGTGGTCGTATTCCACTGATCATTGGTCGTGGTCTAACTGGTCGTGCTCGTGATTCTCTAGGTCTAGCTGAAACTGATTTGTTTGCTAAACCAATTGATCCTTCTGCTTCTGATAAAGGCTACACGCTTGCTCAGAAGATGGTAGGTAAAGCATGTGGTGTTGAAGGCGTTCGCGCTGGTCAATACTGTGAGCCTAAGATGACAACCGTAGGTTCTCAAGATACTACAGGTCCTATGACGCGTGATGAGCTTAAAGACCTTGCGTGTCTTGGCTTCTCTGCGGATCTAGTGATGCAGTCTTTCTGCCACACGTCGGCATACCCGAAACCTGTTGATGTTAACACGCACCATACGCTACCTGATTTCATCATGAATCGTGCGGGTGTTTCACTGCGTCCGGGTGATGGTGTTATCCACTCATGGCTAAATCGTATGCTCCTTCCTGATACTGTTGGTACAGGTGGTGACTCGCATACTCGTTTCCCATTAGGCATTTCGTTCCCTGCGGGTTCTGGCCTAGTCGCATTCGCGGCGGCAACGGGTGTTATGCCACTTGATATGCCTGAATCTATCTTGGTTCGTTTTAAAGGTGAAATGCAGCCAGGTATCACGCTACGTGACCTAGTACACGCAATTCCTCTATACGGCATCAAGCAAGGTCTACTGACCGTAGAGAAAGCAGGTAAGATCAACGAATTCTCTGGTCGTGTACTAGAAATTGAAGGTGTTGAGCACCTATCTGTTGAACAAGCATTCGAACTTTCTGATGCATCTGCTGAGCGTTCTGCTGCAGGTTGTACGGTTAAGCTGTCTGAAGAGTCTATCTCTGAGTACTTGAACTCGAACATCGTGATGCTTAAGTGGATGATCGCTGAAGGTTACGGTGATGTTCGTACTATTGAACGTCGTATTACTGCGATGGAAGAGTGGCTAGCTAACCCTGAGTTACTGTCTGCTGATTCAGATGCTGAATACGCTCACGTTATCGAGATCGATCTTGCTGACATCGATCAACCAATCCTATGTGCGCCAAACGATCCAGATGATGCTCGTCTTCTTTCTGACGTTCAAGGTACTGAGATTCAAGAAGTGTTCATCGGTTCTTGTATGACGAACATCGGTCACTTCCGTGCTGCAGGTAAGATGCTTGAAGAGTTCAATGGTTCTCTAAACACTCGCCTATGGGTTGCTCCGCCAACTAAGATGGATAAAGACCAGCTGACAGAAGAAGGCTACTACGGCATCTTCGGCCGTGCTGGGGTTCGTATCGAAACTCCGGGTTGTTCACTGTGTATGGGTAACCAAGCACGTGTTGCAGATAAGTCGACAGTAATGTCTACGTCTACTCGTAACTTCCCGAACCGTTTGGGTACTGGTGCGAATGTTTACCTAGCTTCTGCTGAACTTTCTGCGGTTGGTGCGATTCTTGGTCGTATCCCAACGAAAGAAGAGTACCTTGAGTACGCAGAGAAGATTAACGCAACGGCTGCAGATACATACCGCTACCTGAACTTCCATAAAATGGGTCAGTACACGGAAAAAGCAGACACGGTTATTTTCCAAGAGCCAGCATAA